Within Ipomoea triloba cultivar NCNSP0323 chromosome 9, ASM357664v1, the genomic segment AATGAACCAAGCTTTATGGCAAAGCTAGGATGACGCATGCTACATGATAAGGAGGGATTATGGGCCTAAGTTCTTGCTAATAAATATAATTCCCATAACAACGAAGTGACCAACTGGATCGAGAAACAAGGATGCTCCAATCTCTAGAAAGGAATCACAAGAAGCCGCCACCTGATCAGGCATGGAGCCTTGAAGAGCCAGCCAATTAAGGACACATATTTTCCCCACGACCTGGAAGTTGGCACGACGCAGGAGGATTTCTCTGTTTCAAAAGCGTACAGATCAGCCACCTAGGAAGATAGTGACAGGTTTGACAAGGATTGGTTATGTATCTGGAAACTCAAAACTCCCAACAGGATCTGTGCTTTCCTCTAGACACTAAAGCATGGTAGGTTAATGACCAATGTTGAAAGATTCAAGAGGGGCCTGACGGCCAATGATGCGTGCAGCTGCTGTCACGAAGCTCACGAAGATAATGACCATATCTTCAGAAGATGCAGGGATGCGACTAACATTTGGAAAAATTTCCTGCCTAGGCACGAAAGAATTCGACTTGAGAGACTGGACTTCACGACCTGGCTCTCAACTAATCTCCATGGTAAGGTTGTTCCCAGGACCAAGAGAAATTGGAGCACCACCTTCGCGATCACTTTGTGGTGGTTgtggaaatggagaaatgaaGTGACCTTCGGAGGTGCTACTAGGGACCTCAAGTTCAAAATTGACTGGATTGGAGGACAAGATAAGGACGTATGTAGCGCCTTTGCTAGAAACGCTCCCCCGGGAAGCCTACATGGGATGTATTCAGAAAAATATCTCAAATGGCAGCGCAAACTCATGCATCTGTAATTCTCAATGTGGATGGCTGTTTTAGAGGTGACCACTACCCTGCaagcgggggggggggggcaatcTTAAGAAACAAGGATGGCTGCTGGATTGAAGGATGCGCCTTCACGTTTCGTGCTACTAGCCCGCTCGAAGCAGAATTCACCACCCTCCTCATGGGTGCTCAGTGGGCTGCTACAAAGGGTTTTGATAGTGTTGAAATACAAAGTGACTGCAAGGAGATGGTTGTGACCCTCACTGAGGACACTGGGAGCTACGTTCAGAGAAGTAACTGGAACATGCAGTGGATTTCATTGCTTAGAAGTAATCCTCATGTGGCCCTGGTGCACATCTTACGCGAACAGAACTCTGTTGCAGATTTTTTGGCCTCCCTGGCTGTGGATTGCAGGGCGGATAGACTGTTTTTTGCTTCTCCCCCGACTGGTTGCGAGAACTTAGTCTGTAATGACCAAGTTGGGGCCGTGTTTCCGTGTCTCATTTGTGAGATGACATAGGCTGTTtcctttcaattttttgttgtcTTTCAGCCTTGGGTATTCCCCCCTCTTtgtatttccaaaaaaaaaaataataataataataatactttcatggaataaaatttgtcccaattttatcaaaaaagaaataaaattataattcacttttttttttaattaatcagaACATGCAATATCAGCAAATATGTTATATCACCTTtgttgcatttatttatttatttgaaaagcGATGGTAGAGATCATTCCAGGGAACTATATGCGCCAGCTGGCTAGCTAGCTTTCTTTCATCAGCTCTGtttggaaaatgaaaatatcttcttcttttttgttcttttcttttcattttttatttttttaaaatttgtattctctaagtaaaacaaaaaagttGGAGAATTGGAAATAAACAAgtagaagtaaaaaaaaaaaaattagttttcattttttcagTTTGGAGAATGAAATAACATGAACttgagatattttattttttcaattttgattttctattttaaaaaataaatgatttttttatttactgaaGAGACACTTATTCTAAATCCACGTGCAGTAATATCGTGTGATTATTacctttttctattttatatattttttaatgtttacaTAGTATGAAAGTGATGAACTGATGATACAAGCTTATTGGTTATTatgttaaaatgaaaaaataaaaaataaaaaagtaacgCCAACAATACTTCGTGCTCAGATAGTGAAAAGGAGACAAATTGATGACGATGGAGACATCTCCATCATATCCATCcataaattatgaataatatgatcatattcttgaatataataatcttgagagaaaattgtcattttggtctactgactatagAGGTCCTGTTAATTTCAGTctacgactttcaaaactgttaattgcataccaggactattcaatttttatctattttggtcactccggccaaattggcgGCCAAATATTACCGGAAAGtccaaaaccctaaaataatgagaatattttagtcatttcacgcttctctcttcttctccggcgagctaACATATTATTTCCGGCCacaacttttctttttcttctctcaatCTCAAGCAACCGTACAAAGGGAACACACCGTTCGGAGCATTTCATTTCGGTTGTTGTTTACAAGTGAGTGTAACACTTAGGGTTGAGATAGAGTTGCAGAGAGCTGGGCGAgctgaagaagagaagaaaaaNggggggggggggggcaatcTTAAGAAACAAGGATGGCTGCTGGATTGAAGGATGCGCCTTCACGTTTCGTGCTACTAGCCCGCTCGAAGCAGAATTCACCACCCTCCTCATGGGTGCTCAGTGGGCTGCTACAAAGGGTTTTGATAGTGTTGAAATACAAAGTGACTGCAAGGAGATGGTTGTGACCCTCACTGAGGACACTGGGAGCTACGTTCAGAGAAGTAACTGGAACATGCAGTGGATTTCATTGCTTAGAAGTAATCCTCATGTGGCCCTGGTGCACATCTTACGCGAACAGAACTCTGTTGCAGATTTTTTGGCCTCCCTGGCTGTGGATTGCAGGGCGGATAGACTGTTTTTTGCTTCTCCCCCGACTGGTTGCGAGAACTTAGTCTGTAATGACCAAGTTGGGGCCGTGTTTCCGTGTCTCATTTGTGAGATGACATAGGCTGTTtcctttcaattttttgttgtcTTTCAGCCTTGGGTATTCCCCCCTCTTtgtatttccaaaaaaaaaaataataataataataatactttcatggaataaaatttgtcccaattttatcaaaaaagaaataaaattataattcacttttttttttaattaatcagaACATGCAATATCAGCAAATATGTTATATCACCTTtgttgcatttatttatttatttgaaaagcGATGGTAGAGATCATTCCAGGGAACTATATGCGCCAGCTGGCTAGCTAGCTTTCTTTCATCAGCTCTGtttggaaaatgaaaatatcttcttcttttttgttcttttcttttcattttttatttttttaaaatttgtattctctaagtaaaacaaaaaagttGGAGAATTGGAAATAAACAAgtagaagtaaaaaaaaaaaaattagttttcattttttcagTTTGGAGAATGAAATAACATGAACttgagatattttattttttcaattttgattttctattttaaaaaataaatgatttttttatttactgaaGAGACACTTATTCTAAATCCACGTGCAGTAATATCGTGTGATTATTacctttttctattttatatattttttaatgtttacaTAGTATGAAAGTGATGAACTGATGATACAAGCTTATTGGTTATTatgttaaaatgaaaaaataaaaaataaaaaagtaacgCCAACAATACTTCGTGCTCAGATAGTGAAAAGGAGACAAATTGATGACGATGGAGACATCTCCATCATATCCATCcataaattatgaataatatgatcatattcttgaatataataatcttgagagaaaattgtcattttggtctactgactatagAGGTCCTGTTAATTTCAGTctacgactttcaaaactgttaattgcataccaggactattcaatttttatctattttggtcactccggccaaattggcgGCCAAATATTACCGGAAAGtccaaaaccctaaaataatgagaatattttagtcatttcacgcttctctcttcttctccggcgagctaACATATTATTTCCGGCCacaacttttctttttcttctctcaatCTCAAGCAACCGTACAAAGGGAACACACCGTTCGGAGCATTTCATTTCGGTTGTTGTTTACAAGTGAGTGTAACACTTAGGGTTGAGATAGAGTTGCAGAGAGCTGGGCGAgctgaagaagagaagaaaaaaggaatGTCATATTCTGGAATGCCCTCCCTCCACTTGTTTACATTATTCATGAGCTTATATAGTAACTAACTGAGAGTATTTTAACAATCTTTATCTACAGTGACAAGCAAGCAAGCACCGGTGGGTGGGCGGCCGGAGATGGAGAATGGGTGGTCAGCGCCACCGGATAATTGCAGAACCCCAGGTAAGGCCGGCTCCGAATCCTGCAACAGCAATCGTGTGGATTGACTAAGTTGTGGCCGGAAATAATATGTTAGCtcgtcggagaagaagaaagaagcgtgaaatgactaaaataccctcattattttaggattttggactttccggcgacatttagccgtcaatttggccggagtgaccaaaattgataaaaattaaatagtcctagtatgcaattaacagttttgaaagtcgtggactgaaattaacaggatccctatagtcagtagaccaaaatgacaattttctctaatCTTTATATAATGCTGGAAtgattcaatatatatttaacaCGCAGTGAATTTTATCAGTCTAAATAAGTGTTactatcaatttaattaatgaaacatATTATTCAATTGTGTCATAATTGGGTTGAATTGTGAAATAAATTAGAATTTGTGCCCACTGCATTCGTTTTTTGGGTGAACCCAAGATATCCACCGTCGAACACAATAATTAATTTCCTCACagaattgtaggcacctctttGATGGGACAATTAACCTGGAGTTTTAAGACTGCTCCGTGTCTACTGCATTCAATTCatatacaaattaaacaaattacaaatgaaatacgtttaaaaaatatttttgtcacatttttttattaattatttttgccAATTTTGTTTTGTAGATTATTAGTCCAAAAAAAAGTAGAAgctaaaatgttaaaaaaaaaatgtatatgccTTCTTCTATTATTGCTGAGATGGTCAGTCCAGGGTGTAACACATTGAAAAAAAACCAGAAAACAATTATGACAGAAAAGAACTTGCTATTGAAGAATGGACTACACAACATGGTAAGGACTAAGGAGCCCAGAATTGCCGTTGGCCTTCACATATTAAGACCCGTTACTATTATTTTATAGGCTCGGTACGTAACAACAAAAATGAACctacataaaattaatatacatttttataactaaaatttaaattatataaaagaaaaaaatgctaattttaaataatttgaaataagatTCAAAAGTATTTAACAATTTTACATACACATCAAAATAGTTCTAGATGCTTTAATTTCTAAATCCAAATTAATCAATAACAACACTAGTGCCTTCATAATAAacaattatagtttataaaaatgaataaacaatCTAAAATCGAATTAAATAAACTTATAGACAAGTcacattgttattataataaataataaagtaattattaacaaacatttataaaacaaaacttacaAATAAGGGCAAAGCACGAAATCTTAATTGTTGAGAGCAATAAATCAAAACACTTTAAACGTGATAAAAgatattcataataaaatataaaatataattaattggataaaataatttgaatataaaacaCTTTATAAATCACAGATTTTCTATATTgatatcatattttataaatactccgtattttttcttttagttagatcaatttcaaaattttctagGTTAATTTGAATATGGTGACACACACTAGAACTTCTAAACTAtattgactatatatataattcataaaaaaaataaaatttttaaaatatttttcataactaaatcaaaaatatatattacatatacataactcATTGTAAAGTTCACAAAGTAACACATGTTTTAAATATCCCTACACTAAGATATCGTCAAAATACAGAGCAGTGGACAAGCTGTGCTGTGCGAGAATATAATTGCAATGCCTTAGATCTTTTGCTCCACTTTTGTCTTGATTTGCCTAAACCATTAGAACCATTGAAAGCATCGTTCTTTAGCTCAAAAGTATTTTTGTCATCTCCTTAGCTTTATATTCCATCCTCTTTTGTATGTCAACTTTGCTTCCAAATTTTCCCTTGAATTACCCATTTTTGCCTCCAAAGCTTTCCAATTTCTTACTTCTTGTGGATAAGTGTTCCTTAGGAGCAAATTAACACAAATGAGtcataatacacataaagtTTAAAACGGTTCAAGAATAAAATGATTTAAATAAGGAGTGAAAATACAGACAATAAAACACTTATTAGTGGGAGTGGTACCTAGAGTGGATATATAGGGAGTGTACAGCCTCGATGGGAAGTGCGGCGCGCCTCACCTTTCCAAGGAATGGCTTAACTGTTGCCCCCTCTTATAAATAGTACGTAGCTCACTCCATTCATCCAAGCATAAGCTTTGCCCGGATAAACAATACAACTCcattcaatatatatttgttacaATACTGACATACTGtactgaaaattttaattaagggGGTAAGTAACAAACAATATCTAATTAAGTTATTCGTGAATTAATGAGTGcttgatttttattctttttaaaactTGATTCTTGTATTGCCTCAAAAGAAACCCAAAAGCCATTTCCTTTAGGATTTGTCTggttatttcatttattttggaATTACGAGGTTCATATGTAAAACGTGggcctttaatttgtttaatttgttgtgcAGGATTCCTGATAACTATGGTTGATGGTTCTTGTCTGCCACCGGCAAAGTTCGAGTCCTTCTACAGGTACTCCCTAACTTTACTCCCCAAACAAACTCCCTGACATgtaattgttttttattaaaaaaagaaaataatttctgTGGTTCAGATTAAGCCATTTATTTTAATCCTTTTCAGtcccattttctctctcttctttatctcttcccttttcttctctctggCACTGTTTCTTCTCGTCTATTCCTCTTCCCCTCCtccattttctttcatttcttctcCGAATGTTCCTCTCTCTTATGGCCCATCAAATTCGATCCCACCCCGTCGACCTGCTCTACAGGGATTTTGAAAAAACTTAAACGCAGTGCACGTCTTCTTCCCAGATGCAAACATGGATGTTAACCGTAAATCGATTAGGAATCAGGTGGATCTTTCAATCGCCTCTCAAGCTCTGAAAGGGAGAAATGGAGTGTTTTCACCTCTCAAGctcatgctttttttttttcccgcCTCTCAAACTTGAAAgggagaaatggagaaaagcAGTGAAATGACCCTGTTTGGCTTCTCCAAGAAGAAACCAAAccagaccaaaaaaaaaaaaaaaaaaaaaaaNNNNNNNNNNNNNNNNNNNNNNNNNNNNNNNNNNNNNNNNNNNNNNNNNNNNNNNNNNNNNNNNNNNNNNNNNNNNNNNNNNNNNNNNNNNNNNNNNNNNNNNNNNNNNNNNNNNNNNNNNNNNNNNNNNNNNNNNNNNNNNNNNNNNNNNNNNNNNNNNNNNNNNNNNNNNNNNNNNNNNNNNNNNNNNNNNNNNNNNNNNNNNNNNNNNNNNNNNNNNNNNNNNNNNNNNNNNNNNNNNNNNNNNNNNNNNNNNNNNNNNNNNNNNNNNNNNNNNNNNNNNNNNNNNNNNNNNNNNNNNNNNNNNNNNNNNNNNNNNNNNNNNNNNNNNNNNNNNNNNNNNNNNNNNNNNNNNNNNNNNNNNNNNNNNNNNNNNNNNNNNNNNNNNNNNNNNNNNNNNNNNNNNNNNNNNNNNNNNNNNNNNNNNNNNNNNNNNNNNNNNNNNNNNNNNNNNNNNNNNNNNNNNNNNNNNNNNNNNNNNNNNNNNNNNNNNNNNNNNNNNNNNNNNNNNNNNNNNNNNNNNNNNNNNNNNNNNNNNNNNNNNNNNNNNNNNNNNNNNNNNNNNNNNNNNNNNNNNNNNNNNNNNNNNNNNNNNNNNNNNNNNNNNNNNNNNNNNNNNNNNNNNNNNNNNNNNNNNNNNNNNNNNNNNNNNNNNNNNNNNNNNNNNNNNNNNNNNNNNNNNNNNNNNNNNNNNNNNNNNNNNNNNNNNNNNNNNNNNNNNNNNNNNNNNNNNNNNNNNNNNNNNNNNNNNNNNNNNNNNNNNNNNNNNNNNNNNNNNNNNNNNNNNNNNNNNNNNNNNNNNNNNNNNNNNNNNNNNNNNNNNNNNNNNNNNNNNNNNNNNNNNNNNNNNNNNNNNNNNNNNNNNNNNNNNNNNNNNNNNNNNNNNNNNNNNNNNNNNNNNNNNNNNNNNNNNNNNNNNNNNNNNNNNNNNNNNNNNNNNNNNNNNNNNNNNNNNNNNNNNNNNNNNNNNNNNNNNNNNNNNNNNNNNNNNNNNNNNNNNNNNNNNNNNNNNNNNNNNNNNNNNNNNNNNNNNNNNNNNNNNNNNNNNNNNNNNNNNNNNNNNNNNNNNNNNNNNNNNNNNNNNNNNNNNNNNNNNNNNNNNNNNNNNNNNNNNNNNNNNNNNNNNNNNNNNNNNNNNNNNNNNNNNNNNNNNNNNNNNNNNNNNNNNNNNNNNNNNNNNNNNNNNNNNNNNNNNNNNNNNNNNNNNNNNNNNNNNNNNNNNNNNNNNNNNNNNNNNNNNNNNNNNNNNNNNNNNNNNNNNNNNNNNNNNNNNNNNNNNNNNNNNNNNNNNNNNNNNNNNNNNNNNNNNNNNNNNNNNNNNNNNNNNNNNNNNNNNNNNNNNNNNNNNNNNNNNNNNNNNNNNNNNNNNNNNNNNNNNNNNNNNNNNNNNNNNNNNNNNNNNNNNNNNNNNNNNNNNNNNNNNNNNNNNNNNNNNNNNNNNaaaaaaaaaaaaaaaaaaaaaatactgataTAACGCTGCCAGCTCAGGGAGTTTATATTTGGAGTATACAATTCGCACATTGTAGAATTTCCCGTTAAATAATTGGTATCTTAACTGCAAAAGTCACTTGTTTCGGCCCCGGATAGTAACGTCGGTGTTGATTAGTACATTTACTCTCAAATTATATTCTCAGCCTATACTCCcattaaatgttttatttttattaaataaagaaaaatgaatgaaCAAAATCATAGTTCATCCTTTCTTTTATTACTCAATTAAAGCATGCTACGTATTATAGAGTACAAAAATAGAGTCTTAGTagagtcaactgttgactctttgtgtttcagtaggttaagaaaatagctatgaacagatactacattgtgacagagtcagtaatacttaaaaaaaataataataaagtacgGTGAGAGTCCATGAATATTACTCTGTTTATTCTGTAGCTGCCTGTACGTAGCAATGTCAACTTCAACGTCAGCTCTTGAATGGTTGCATGTGACGAGGCCCACCCCATGTTGTCATCTTCTCTCAATAAGGAAAGACAAAAAAAAGAGTGGGTTTCAAGGTAGCCAGATATGGGACATGCAAAGCATATTTTCTtggatagaaaatattttacgaGGAAAGTAACTTCTTAAACTGAGAAAAATTctaaaataacatgttaattaaCTATAgacataatattttgttaaaatattatgtgtcttcaatttatttacagtcaCATATATTCGGTAAGTATAGAATATGTCAACAAATGTGAAGATTATTTTGAATTAGGATTTATAAGTTAATAATAAAAGATGAttgttacaaatataatattattccaGATTACCCAAATATTATAAAGTAGTACTAATGACTAATCTTCTGAAGTTATATCTTATTGATTAGagatatttacatttaataatattatccgaaaaaaaaaactactgcTACTACCATAAGAATTATTGCCAACCTATATAAtacaaactaaaataattatcGCTTCATTTATTCATTGTTACTGCATGTACGTGGTCCTCAGTAGTTGAAGACAGTGGCGGCATCCTTATCTCCACGGCCGCTGCAATTAACCACCACCTTTGTGCCGTCGGGTAAAGTAGGGCAAAGTTTCTCAAGAAATGCCAATGCATGGGAGGACTCTAAGGCTGGAAATATCCCTTCTAATCGGCATAGCCTTTTGTATGCTGCACAAAAAAGAAACGGCAAACTTTATATTTCCGGCCActgatatatatgttatgtaTATGGAGTAGCTAGCTAGTTGTTTAATTACCTTCTATGGCTTCCTTGTCGGTGACTGTATAGTACTCTGCACGCCCAGTGTCTTTAAGAAAACTCAGCTCGGGACTAACCGAAGGGTATTCCAATCTGCAAGTTCAAATTCATGAGTGATAATGGTTCAAATATGAAAGTTAATAAGTCGTTAGTCAAACTTAAAAAGTCTGAATGTCTGGCCAACTTGACTTTAGGTTAAGGAATAAGTGTTTAGTTAGGTTGTTGATGATGACTTACCCAACACCAACTGAATATGGTCTAATGATTTGGCCCTCTTCATCCTGCAAAAGGTAGCTCATTGCGCCATGGTAGACTCCGACCTCTCCTTTATTTAAAGTAGCGGAATGCTTGCCGCTGTCTAACCCAACGCCGGCGGCTTCAACTCCGACCATCCTGACGTCGGCGTCTCCGATGAACTCGTGGAAGAGTCCCAGTGCGTTTGAGCCGCTGCCGACACACGCCACCAACACGTCGGGCTTCCCACCCCACTTCTCCATCGCCTGCTTCCTCGTCTCTTTCCCGATCACGGCCTGAAACTCGCGAACCATGGTCGGACATGGATGCGGCCCCACCGCCGCCCCCGACAGGAAATACGCCGTCTCTAAGTCCCCTACCCACCCCCTGATCGCTTCCGACATTGCATCCTTGAAATTCCCCTCTACGGCTTTCACCTACATATAATCATAAGTTTAATGTCAAAAGTAAAACTCATAAATCTCAGACGggttggttcaagttatataaaataatgcaaCTAAGATTATATTTGTTTGGGAATATAAGATTA encodes:
- the LOC116029106 gene encoding uncharacterized protein LOC116029106, whose amino-acid sequence is MGAQWAATKGFDSVEIQSDCKEMVVTLTEDTGSYVQRSNWNMQWISLLRSNPHVALVHILREQNSVADFLASLAVDCRADRLFFASPPTGCENLVCNDQVGAVFPCLICEMT